From Actinopolymorpha cephalotaxi, one genomic window encodes:
- a CDS encoding TetR/AcrR family transcriptional regulator: MTTRTASRPRERLIAAAKELTYSQGVGVGVDAILKEANVARRSLYEHFGGKDGLIAEVLRVTTAEDEELFRTTMRAAGDDPRVRLLSIFDMLAEVIETPDFRGCRYLSADLALTDPDHPAHRITREYRERVHELLEEELVKAGHQQPASAADQLMLLIDGTLAAGVTKPHTDPARLARQLADQVIGPRRS; this comes from the coding sequence ATGACCACCCGCACCGCGAGCCGCCCACGCGAACGGCTGATCGCCGCAGCCAAGGAACTGACGTACAGCCAGGGAGTCGGGGTGGGTGTCGACGCCATCCTCAAGGAGGCGAATGTCGCCCGACGTTCGCTGTATGAGCACTTCGGCGGAAAGGACGGGCTCATCGCCGAGGTGCTACGAGTGACCACGGCAGAGGACGAGGAGCTCTTCCGCACCACCATGCGGGCTGCGGGCGATGATCCACGCGTTCGCCTGCTGTCGATCTTCGACATGCTCGCCGAGGTCATCGAGACCCCGGACTTTCGCGGCTGCAGGTACCTGTCGGCCGACCTCGCCCTGACCGATCCCGACCATCCCGCACACAGGATCACCCGCGAGTACCGCGAGCGCGTCCACGAACTCCTCGAGGAGGAGCTCGTCAAGGCCGGCCATCAGCAGCCGGCGTCGGCCGCCGACCAGCTCATGCTGCTCATCGACGGAACCCTCGCGGCCGGGGTGACGAAACCCCACACCGACCCGGCGCGGCTCGCGCGCCAATTGGCCGACCAGGTGATCGGCCCGCGGAGGTCGTGA
- a CDS encoding sugar phosphate isomerase/epimerase family protein: protein MSAADGAAGSLVKADLTRLSLNQKTTNSWGVAQAVAGCVRKGIPAIGLWREPVQDIGVERAATLVRDTGLRVSSLCRGGFLTAAEPAARQRALDDNRLAIDEAAALGAPCLVLVVGGLPDGSRNLPAARERVADAVAELAPYAGERGVRLALEPLHPMYCADRAVLSTLAQALDLAELFPVEQVGVVVDTFHLWWDPAVFAQIARAGGRIASFQVCDFNLPIPADALLARGMMGDGVIDFRPFREAVDAAGYTGDIEVEIFNADVWAADPDDVLATMIQRYADLVL, encoded by the coding sequence GTGAGTGCTGCCGACGGTGCCGCCGGGAGTCTCGTCAAGGCGGACTTGACACGGTTGTCTCTCAACCAGAAGACCACCAACAGCTGGGGTGTCGCGCAGGCGGTCGCCGGCTGTGTACGCAAGGGAATCCCCGCCATCGGCCTGTGGCGCGAACCCGTGCAGGACATCGGGGTGGAACGCGCGGCCACCCTCGTACGCGATACGGGCCTCCGGGTTTCCTCGCTGTGCCGGGGTGGTTTCCTCACCGCCGCCGAGCCTGCTGCCCGTCAACGCGCACTTGACGACAACCGGCTCGCGATCGACGAGGCAGCGGCGCTCGGCGCGCCCTGCCTGGTGCTGGTCGTGGGCGGGCTGCCGGACGGGTCCCGGAACCTCCCCGCGGCGCGGGAACGAGTAGCCGACGCGGTCGCCGAACTCGCGCCGTACGCCGGTGAACGCGGTGTCCGCCTCGCCCTCGAGCCTCTGCACCCGATGTACTGCGCGGACCGCGCGGTGCTGTCCACCCTGGCGCAGGCACTCGACCTGGCCGAACTGTTCCCGGTCGAGCAGGTCGGCGTCGTCGTGGACACCTTCCACCTGTGGTGGGACCCGGCTGTCTTCGCCCAGATCGCCCGTGCGGGTGGGCGGATCGCGTCCTTCCAGGTGTGCGACTTCAACCTGCCGATCCCCGCGGACGCGCTGCTGGCCCGGGGAATGATGGGCGACGGCGTGATCGACTTCCGGCCGTTCCGGGAGGCGGTCGACGCGGCCGGCTACACCGGCGACATCGAGGTGGAGATCTTCAACGCCGACGTGTGGGCCGCCGATCCCGACGATGTGCTCGCCACGATGATCCAGCGGTACGCCGACCTCGTTCTCTGA
- a CDS encoding dihydrodipicolinate synthase family protein translates to MTGTRLNLPSEDGSIRPYELMAPPQWVRRGEGFTSRVAFAAAHVVADPFADNTPGAPARLDWDATLAFRRHLWAHGLGVADAMDTAQRGMGLTWDTTAELIRRSAAEAASCGGRIACGAGTDQLPALGASAAAGPPSLDDVVAAYEEQLAVVENAGAQPILMASRHLASAARDADDYRKVYDRLLGQVRRPAILHWLGPMFDPALSGYWGSADLAAATDTFLSLVRDHAGVVDGVKVSLLDADHEIAVRSALPAGVRLYTGDDFNYPDLIASGSDALLGIFAAIAPAAATALAALDAGDTAAYDEAFGPTVPLSRHLFGTPTYYYKTGICFLAWLSGHQDAFAMVGGLQSARSVPHLVEAFRLADRAGLLPDPDLAAARMRTFLALHGVAA, encoded by the coding sequence GTGACCGGCACACGGCTGAACCTCCCCTCGGAGGACGGATCGATCCGGCCGTACGAACTGATGGCGCCGCCGCAGTGGGTCCGGCGCGGCGAGGGCTTCACCTCCCGGGTCGCGTTCGCCGCCGCGCACGTGGTGGCCGACCCGTTCGCCGACAACACTCCCGGCGCACCGGCCCGACTGGACTGGGACGCGACCCTGGCCTTCCGCCGGCACCTGTGGGCGCACGGCCTTGGGGTCGCCGACGCGATGGACACCGCGCAGCGCGGCATGGGCCTGACCTGGGACACCACGGCGGAGCTGATCCGGCGCAGCGCCGCCGAGGCCGCGTCCTGTGGCGGGCGAATCGCCTGCGGCGCGGGAACCGACCAGCTGCCGGCCCTGGGCGCTTCCGCCGCTGCCGGGCCACCGAGCCTGGACGACGTGGTCGCGGCGTACGAGGAACAGCTCGCGGTGGTCGAGAACGCCGGTGCACAGCCCATCCTGATGGCCAGCCGGCACCTGGCGTCCGCTGCCCGGGACGCCGACGACTACCGCAAGGTCTACGACCGGCTGCTCGGCCAGGTACGCCGCCCGGCGATCCTGCACTGGCTGGGGCCGATGTTCGACCCCGCACTGAGCGGCTACTGGGGTTCGGCCGACCTCGCCGCCGCGACGGACACGTTCCTGTCGCTGGTACGCGACCACGCGGGCGTGGTCGATGGTGTCAAGGTGTCCTTGCTCGACGCCGACCACGAGATCGCCGTGCGGTCGGCCCTGCCCGCGGGCGTACGCCTCTACACCGGCGACGACTTCAACTATCCCGACCTGATCGCCTCCGGATCCGACGCCCTGCTGGGGATCTTCGCCGCCATCGCACCCGCCGCCGCGACCGCGCTGGCCGCGCTGGACGCCGGTGACACCGCTGCCTACGACGAGGCGTTCGGGCCGACCGTTCCGCTGTCGCGGCACCTGTTCGGCACACCGACGTACTACTACAAGACCGGGATCTGCTTCCTGGCCTGGCTTTCCGGCCACCAGGACGCGTTCGCGATGGTGGGCGGGCTGCAGAGCGCGCGCAGCGTTCCTCATCTGGTGGAGGCGTTCCGGCTCGCCGACCGGGCCGGACTGCTGCCGGACCCGGACCTCGCCGCTGCCCGGATGCGAACTTTCCTTGCCCTGCACGGAGTCGCCGCGTGA
- a CDS encoding VOC family protein — MNKPSGFAVQPVLRTNDIERLGSFYTELFGAKEELSVPGRKGPFFVTLRFGDASVCLVADKRGADAEPARVTVAVFAVFVENVDELLPRVKPAGGEVHGKAKDMPWGHRVAHICDPDGNALNLTQQL, encoded by the coding sequence ATGAACAAGCCAAGCGGGTTCGCTGTCCAGCCGGTCCTGCGTACCAACGACATCGAGCGGTTGGGCTCCTTTTACACCGAGCTGTTCGGCGCGAAGGAGGAGCTGAGTGTGCCGGGCAGGAAGGGGCCGTTCTTCGTGACGCTCCGGTTCGGTGACGCCAGCGTTTGTCTGGTCGCCGACAAACGGGGAGCCGACGCGGAGCCGGCCCGGGTCACCGTCGCCGTGTTCGCCGTCTTCGTCGAGAACGTCGACGAGCTGCTGCCAAGGGTGAAACCGGCGGGCGGGGAGGTGCACGGCAAGGCCAAGGACATGCCGTGGGGCCATCGGGTCGCCCATATCTGCGACCCGGACGGCAATGCGCTCAATCTCACCCAGCAGCTCTGA
- a CDS encoding ISL3 family transposase yields the protein MRVTTVFNRILGLSGASVCSVDFTTDGLVLGLRRRRGRRYRCECGFSTRARYDISRRRWRHLDFGATKVWLAADIARIACPACGIRTETVPWARRNARHTRDFQDVIGWLAQRMDKTSVARLLRCSWEAVDRAVRMLVADHLPTDRLDGLYRIGVDEISYKRGHHYLTIVCDHDTGRVVWVTKDRTRKAFEGFFTALGPDRSKQLTAITMDGSPIYMPVAAQKAPQAAVCLDPFHVIKWANEALDRARQANPAVPPLPAAPANPASPAAPASPAKQHTVAQVNAPARAWRRLKTALRSGAENLTDDRRALINALRRHNYQLFRAWTLKEQLRDLYRIPPEQARRYLRRWITRAFRSTIPAMRQLATRLKKYFQQTIAAVELGLSNSRAEGINSKIRVIQRRGYGHPGPDSLTAMIYLCLGGITLNLPTQT from the coding sequence GTGCGCGTCACCACGGTATTCAACCGCATTCTGGGTTTGTCCGGGGCATCGGTGTGCTCGGTGGACTTCACCACCGACGGCCTCGTTCTTGGCCTTCGCCGCCGGCGTGGCCGCCGCTACCGGTGTGAGTGCGGGTTCTCCACCCGGGCCCGCTATGACATATCCCGCCGCCGCTGGCGCCACCTGGACTTCGGGGCCACCAAGGTGTGGCTGGCCGCCGACATCGCCCGGATCGCCTGCCCGGCGTGTGGAATCCGCACCGAGACCGTGCCCTGGGCGCGGCGCAACGCCCGGCACACCCGCGACTTCCAGGACGTGATCGGCTGGCTGGCCCAGCGCATGGACAAGACGAGCGTGGCCCGGCTGCTGCGGTGCTCGTGGGAGGCGGTGGACCGGGCGGTGAGAATGCTGGTGGCCGACCATCTGCCCACCGACCGGCTGGACGGGCTGTATCGGATCGGGGTGGACGAGATCTCCTACAAACGCGGCCACCACTACCTGACCATCGTCTGCGACCACGACACCGGCCGGGTGGTCTGGGTGACCAAGGACCGCACCCGCAAGGCGTTCGAGGGCTTCTTCACCGCCCTGGGCCCTGACCGCAGCAAACAGCTGACCGCGATCACCATGGACGGCTCCCCGATCTACATGCCCGTCGCCGCACAGAAGGCGCCACAGGCCGCGGTGTGCCTGGACCCCTTCCACGTCATCAAGTGGGCCAACGAAGCCCTCGACAGAGCCCGCCAGGCCAACCCCGCCGTCCCACCACTGCCAGCCGCCCCGGCCAACCCGGCCAGCCCGGCCGCCCCGGCCAGCCCGGCCAAGCAGCACACCGTCGCACAGGTCAACGCCCCGGCCAGGGCGTGGCGACGGCTGAAGACAGCGCTGCGCTCAGGCGCTGAAAACCTCACCGACGACCGCCGCGCCCTCATCAACGCCCTGCGCCGCCACAACTACCAGCTCTTCCGCGCCTGGACCCTCAAAGAACAACTACGAGACCTCTACCGCATCCCACCCGAACAGGCCCGCCGCTACCTTCGAAGGTGGATCACCCGCGCGTTCCGATCCACCATCCCCGCGATGCGCCAACTGGCCACCCGCCTGAAGAAGTACTTCCAACAAACCATCGCAGCCGTCGAACTCGGCCTGTCCAACTCACGAGCAGAAGGCATCAACAGCAAAATCCGCGTCATCCAACGCCGCGGCTACGGACACCCAGGACCAGACTCCCTCACCGCCATGATCTACCTCTGCCTCGGCGGAATCACCCTCAACCTCCCCACACAAACCTGA
- a CDS encoding class II fructose-bisphosphate aldolase codes for MPLVPTGQIVGDAARAGRGVGAFNVIQLEHAQALVDGAERAGAPVILQISENAVKYHRALEPIGLATLAVARTASVPVAVHLDHATRPELVREAVALGFGSVMYDASVLPYDENVQATRDVVEHCHAAGVFVEAELGEVGGKDGVHAPGARTDPAEAAAFVEATGIDALAIAVGTSHAMLEKTASLDLDLIAANRKAVPVPLVLHGSSGVPDADLTRAVEAGMTKVNIATSLNQAFTGAVRDYLSANPKVVDTRKYLAPGRDAVAAEVARLLGVLRAA; via the coding sequence ATGCCGCTGGTGCCGACCGGACAGATCGTTGGGGACGCGGCGCGGGCCGGTCGCGGTGTCGGCGCGTTCAACGTGATCCAGCTCGAGCACGCGCAAGCGCTGGTTGACGGTGCCGAACGCGCGGGGGCGCCGGTGATCCTGCAGATCAGCGAGAACGCCGTGAAGTACCACCGTGCGCTGGAGCCGATCGGGCTGGCCACGCTCGCGGTGGCCCGCACGGCGTCCGTGCCGGTGGCGGTCCACCTCGACCACGCCACCCGGCCCGAACTCGTGCGCGAGGCCGTCGCGCTCGGCTTCGGCTCGGTGATGTACGACGCGTCGGTCCTGCCGTACGACGAGAACGTCCAGGCCACGCGGGACGTGGTCGAACACTGCCACGCGGCCGGAGTGTTCGTGGAGGCCGAGCTCGGTGAGGTCGGCGGCAAGGACGGCGTACACGCTCCGGGCGCGCGGACCGATCCGGCCGAGGCCGCGGCGTTCGTGGAGGCCACCGGCATCGACGCGCTCGCCATCGCGGTGGGCACCTCGCACGCGATGCTGGAGAAGACCGCGTCGCTCGACCTCGACCTGATCGCCGCCAACCGCAAGGCGGTGCCGGTCCCGCTCGTGCTGCACGGCTCGTCCGGGGTACCCGACGCCGACCTCACCCGGGCCGTGGAGGCGGGGATGACGAAGGTCAACATCGCCACCTCGCTGAACCAGGCGTTCACGGGTGCGGTGCGCGACTACCTCAGCGCCAACCCGAAGGTCGTCGACACCCGTAAGTACCTCGCGCCGGGACGCGACGCGGTCGCCGCCGAGGTGGCCCGCCTGCTGGGTGTCCTCCGCGCGGCCTGA
- a CDS encoding HNH endonuclease signature motif containing protein — protein sequence MHSMTQDSPGWDGGSGTVAELRAAVGMFRAGLDKALSTPSTYVSVGDLGELISELTVEESRLDALKLGWVRQAEACDIGKTTGAATTAAWLRTTQRMGTKDSYATVNLARDLDRTITLTARAMARGEVSFRHAQVIAAAITDLPKWISLEQRVKAEEYLIAESRRRNPDDVRLLGRHLLRVIAPEEWEKQLGKELDAAERAAERSRSLFYRPNGVPGSETVVIKLPVLEMEQLRKIIEALVAADKRAEPDDRPLDQKRGDAFAELIARMAEWEASPNRGRGRDCVTVLIHLQQLGNGLGSGTIDDLNPVRPMPCGCQTPDAKRQAQRKAAKRKARKPSKKAGGTEDSKEKSAEPSADAEPGENADDTRPEPPPGQGVTEPDDTSGPTIEPADASVPDDHDDAGDPDVTSDPVQSGDPADAGDLDATSGPGETAEPADLGDPDLTSAPVQPNTPAGTGDPTATPGGAETTATASKGQPDNEKTPADQPDPPAGAAERIPAPREPGQHPQPNTATGTGPETEPGPRWDPQPEPHNGNPEPHTGPEDCDLRPEDDDAEPEEGAAEPEAALDPDAATDTYDRGDPNQPIDPHDGCSKCGGGGSARITGLRGEPVSVATIRRMACDANIIPVVLGGNGEVLDVGMADRFFTEAQRRALAVRDGSHCHFPECQVPERRCVAHHMTAWDDFGPTDLDNGVLLCKTHHTFVHHKGWTVRMGSHGHPEYIPPEWVDVHQMVQRP from the coding sequence ATGCATTCGATGACGCAGGACTCTCCGGGCTGGGACGGTGGCAGTGGCACCGTCGCCGAGCTAAGGGCTGCGGTCGGCATGTTCCGTGCCGGACTCGACAAAGCGCTGTCCACCCCCTCCACCTATGTGTCGGTGGGTGATCTCGGAGAGCTGATCAGCGAACTGACCGTGGAGGAGTCCCGGCTCGACGCGCTGAAGCTCGGGTGGGTACGCCAAGCAGAGGCCTGCGACATCGGCAAAACCACCGGCGCGGCCACGACAGCGGCGTGGCTGCGCACCACCCAGCGGATGGGCACGAAGGACTCCTACGCCACCGTCAACCTCGCCCGCGACCTGGACCGCACCATCACGTTGACCGCCCGCGCCATGGCACGAGGGGAGGTCTCCTTCCGGCACGCCCAGGTGATCGCCGCCGCGATCACCGATCTGCCCAAGTGGATCAGTCTCGAACAACGTGTCAAGGCCGAGGAGTACCTGATCGCCGAATCCCGGCGGCGCAACCCTGACGACGTACGCCTGCTGGGCAGGCACCTGTTGCGGGTCATCGCGCCCGAGGAATGGGAGAAGCAGCTCGGCAAGGAACTCGACGCCGCCGAACGCGCCGCCGAACGCAGCAGGTCCCTGTTCTACCGGCCCAACGGTGTTCCCGGCTCCGAAACCGTGGTGATCAAACTGCCGGTGCTGGAGATGGAACAACTCCGCAAAATCATCGAAGCACTCGTCGCCGCCGACAAGCGCGCCGAACCTGACGACCGTCCCCTGGACCAGAAGCGTGGTGACGCGTTCGCCGAACTCATCGCCCGGATGGCCGAGTGGGAGGCATCGCCCAACCGCGGCCGGGGCCGGGACTGTGTCACCGTCCTGATCCACCTGCAGCAACTGGGGAACGGCCTCGGGTCCGGCACCATCGACGACCTCAACCCCGTCCGCCCCATGCCATGCGGCTGCCAAACCCCCGACGCCAAACGCCAAGCACAGCGCAAGGCCGCCAAGCGCAAGGCCCGCAAGCCCAGCAAGAAGGCCGGCGGCACCGAGGACAGCAAAGAGAAGAGCGCCGAGCCCAGTGCAGACGCCGAGCCTGGCGAGAACGCCGATGACACCCGGCCGGAACCCCCTCCGGGCCAAGGAGTCACCGAACCCGACGACACGAGCGGCCCCACCATCGAGCCTGCTGACGCCAGCGTGCCTGACGACCACGACGACGCCGGCGACCCGGACGTGACGAGCGACCCCGTCCAGTCCGGCGACCCGGCCGATGCCGGTGACCTGGACGCGACGAGCGGGCCCGGCGAAACCGCCGAGCCTGCCGACCTCGGCGACCCGGACCTGACCAGCGCCCCCGTCCAGCCCAACACCCCGGCCGGCACTGGCGACCCGACGGCGACTCCCGGCGGCGCGGAGACCACAGCAACCGCCTCGAAAGGTCAACCAGACAACGAGAAAACACCAGCCGACCAGCCGGACCCGCCGGCCGGGGCCGCGGAGCGGATACCCGCACCGCGAGAACCCGGCCAGCACCCACAACCGAACACCGCCACCGGTACCGGCCCCGAAACTGAGCCGGGACCCCGATGGGATCCGCAACCCGAACCACACAACGGGAATCCGGAACCACATACCGGACCCGAGGACTGCGACCTCAGACCGGAAGACGACGACGCCGAACCCGAAGAGGGCGCGGCGGAGCCCGAGGCTGCCCTCGACCCCGACGCCGCAACCGACACCTACGACCGTGGCGACCCCAACCAGCCCATCGACCCCCACGACGGGTGCAGCAAGTGCGGCGGCGGTGGATCGGCTCGCATCACCGGTCTGCGCGGGGAGCCGGTCTCGGTCGCCACGATCCGGAGGATGGCGTGCGACGCGAACATCATCCCCGTCGTCCTCGGCGGCAATGGCGAGGTCCTCGACGTCGGAATGGCGGACCGGTTCTTCACCGAAGCGCAGCGCCGCGCACTCGCCGTCCGCGACGGCTCCCACTGCCACTTTCCCGAATGCCAAGTGCCAGAACGACGCTGCGTCGCCCACCACATGACGGCTTGGGACGACTTCGGGCCGACCGACCTCGACAACGGAGTGCTCCTGTGCAAGACCCACCACACGTTCGTCCACCACAAAGGCTGGACCGTCCGCATGGGCAGCCACGGCCACCCCGAGTACATCCCGCCCGAATGGGTGGACGTCCACCAGATGGTGCAACGACCGTGA
- the nagA gene encoding N-acetylglucosamine-6-phosphate deacetylase, whose translation MTLLANAKVVTPEEILDPGWVEVDGERIVGVGAGTPDRPADVDLAGRTVVPGFVDTHVHGGGGGSYLRADPEETARVAAFHLSHGTTTTFASLVSTTAEELERQVAATSDLVLDGVVAGMHLEGPWISEVRRGAHDPAYLRPAEPAELDRLLRLGKGTVSMVTLAPELPGGLDAVRQVTGAGVVVAVGHSDADYATVIAAVDAGARVATHLFNGMPPLHHRTPGPVGALLEDPRVTVELIADGMHVHPGVIAVAARSAGPGRVSLVTDAMNAAGMPDGIYDLGGQSVRVDHGLVKLVHGDSIAGSTLTMDVAFRLVVREAGFDLRDAARMSATTPAATFGLTDVGSLAPGLLADLVVLDEDLRTVAVMRRGGWVSREAAADELSSH comes from the coding sequence GTGACGCTGCTGGCCAACGCCAAGGTCGTGACCCCGGAGGAGATCCTCGACCCCGGCTGGGTGGAGGTGGACGGCGAGCGGATCGTCGGCGTCGGTGCCGGGACGCCGGACCGGCCCGCCGACGTCGACCTGGCCGGGCGGACCGTCGTACCCGGGTTCGTCGACACCCACGTGCACGGCGGCGGCGGTGGGTCGTACCTGCGTGCCGACCCCGAGGAGACCGCGCGGGTGGCGGCGTTCCACCTCTCGCACGGCACCACCACGACGTTCGCCAGTCTGGTCTCCACCACCGCGGAGGAGCTGGAACGCCAGGTCGCGGCGACGTCGGACCTCGTGCTCGACGGAGTGGTCGCCGGGATGCACCTGGAGGGCCCGTGGATCAGCGAGGTCCGCCGCGGCGCTCACGACCCCGCCTACCTGCGGCCGGCCGAACCCGCTGAGCTGGACCGGCTGCTGCGCCTGGGCAAGGGCACGGTGTCGATGGTGACGCTGGCGCCGGAGCTGCCGGGCGGGCTGGACGCGGTCCGTCAGGTGACCGGCGCGGGCGTGGTCGTCGCGGTCGGGCACAGCGACGCCGACTACGCCACGGTGATCGCCGCCGTGGACGCCGGCGCCCGAGTGGCCACCCACCTGTTCAACGGCATGCCGCCGCTGCACCACCGGACCCCGGGGCCGGTGGGCGCCCTGCTGGAGGACCCGCGGGTGACGGTGGAACTCATCGCCGACGGCATGCACGTACACCCCGGGGTGATCGCGGTGGCGGCCCGCTCGGCCGGGCCGGGCCGGGTCTCGCTGGTCACCGACGCGATGAACGCGGCCGGGATGCCCGACGGGATCTACGACCTCGGTGGGCAGTCCGTACGCGTCGACCACGGACTGGTGAAGCTGGTCCACGGCGACTCGATCGCCGGCAGCACCCTGACCATGGACGTGGCGTTCCGGCTGGTGGTCCGCGAGGCCGGCTTCGACCTGCGCGACGCGGCGCGGATGTCGGCCACCACACCGGCGGCGACGTTCGGGCTCACCGACGTGGGCTCCCTGGCGCCGGGGCTGCTCGCCGACCTGGTGGTGCTGGACGAGGACCTGCGGACGGTCGCGGTGATGCGGCGCGGCGGCTGGGTGTCGCGTGAAGCCGCCGCCGACGAGCTGTCGTCCCACTGA
- a CDS encoding nuclear transport factor 2 family protein has product MTQLTTSEIIDRFNHAFVHHDPTALDDLIADDCVMEAIQPAPDGARTEGREACLTFWRALAEDHSTQFEPEEVSVSGERATIRWRYRFGDGPADSVRGVNLMRVRDGRIAEALGYSKTGGEIPLAAE; this is encoded by the coding sequence GTGACCCAGCTCACCACCTCGGAGATCATCGACCGCTTCAACCACGCTTTCGTCCACCACGACCCCACCGCCCTGGACGACCTGATCGCCGACGACTGCGTGATGGAGGCGATCCAACCGGCACCGGACGGGGCCCGCACCGAAGGCCGCGAGGCGTGCCTGACCTTCTGGCGGGCGCTGGCCGAGGACCACAGCACACAGTTCGAGCCCGAGGAGGTCTCGGTGTCGGGCGAACGCGCGACCATCCGCTGGCGCTACCGCTTCGGAGACGGTCCCGCGGACTCGGTGCGCGGGGTGAACCTGATGCGGGTGCGGGACGGGCGGATCGCCGAAGCGCTCGGATACAGCAAGACCGGCGGCGAGATTCCGCTCGCCGCCGAATGA
- a CDS encoding Gfo/Idh/MocA family protein codes for MAVREVGIVMNGVTGRMGYNQHLVRSILAIRDQGGVELADGTRVVPAPLLVGRSEQKLRDIADRHGLNRWTTDLDTALSDPSTLIYFDAQTTRAREKSVLAAIAAGRHIYCEKPTSDSVAGALELVRAAREAGVKNGVVMDKVFLPGLRKLRRLVEGGFFGRILSVRGEFGYWVFEGDWQRAQRPSWNYRAEDGGGITLDMFCHWNYVLESIAGRVRAVTARSVTHIPQRWDEQGQAYEATADDAAYAIFELEDGTIAQLNSSWAVRVYRDELVEFQVDGTEGSAVAGLRNCRIQHRSTTPMPVWNPDLPVTEPFREQWQQVPDNAEYDNGFKAEWEQFLRHVLEEDAAPFPYDFLAAARGVQLAELGIASSREGRRIEVPEVGA; via the coding sequence ATGGCCGTGCGTGAAGTCGGGATCGTCATGAACGGCGTGACCGGCCGGATGGGGTACAACCAGCACCTGGTGCGGTCGATCCTCGCCATTCGGGACCAGGGCGGCGTCGAGCTCGCCGACGGCACCCGCGTCGTTCCCGCCCCTCTCCTGGTCGGCCGCTCCGAGCAGAAGCTGCGCGACATCGCCGACCGCCACGGCCTGAACCGGTGGACCACCGACCTCGACACCGCCCTGTCCGACCCCTCCACCCTGATCTACTTCGACGCCCAGACGACCCGCGCCCGAGAGAAGTCGGTGCTCGCCGCGATCGCCGCCGGCCGGCACATCTACTGCGAGAAGCCGACCTCGGACTCGGTGGCCGGCGCGCTCGAGCTCGTCCGGGCGGCCCGCGAGGCGGGGGTGAAGAACGGCGTAGTGATGGACAAGGTCTTCCTCCCCGGCCTGCGCAAGCTCCGGCGGCTGGTCGAGGGCGGGTTCTTCGGCCGGATTCTTTCCGTACGCGGAGAGTTCGGCTACTGGGTGTTCGAGGGCGACTGGCAGCGCGCGCAGCGGCCGAGCTGGAACTACCGCGCCGAGGACGGCGGCGGGATCACCCTGGACATGTTCTGCCACTGGAACTACGTCCTGGAGTCGATCGCCGGCCGGGTGCGTGCCGTCACCGCCCGTTCGGTGACCCACATCCCGCAGCGGTGGGACGAGCAGGGCCAGGCCTACGAGGCCACCGCCGACGACGCCGCGTACGCGATCTTCGAGCTGGAGGACGGCACCATCGCCCAGCTCAACTCCTCCTGGGCGGTGCGGGTCTACCGCGACGAACTGGTGGAGTTCCAGGTCGACGGCACCGAGGGCAGCGCGGTCGCCGGACTGCGCAACTGCCGGATCCAGCACCGCTCGACCACGCCGATGCCGGTGTGGAATCCCGATCTGCCGGTCACCGAGCCGTTCCGCGAGCAGTGGCAGCAGGTGCCGGACAACGCGGAGTACGACAACGGTTTCAAGGCCGAGTGGGAACAGTTCCTGCGGCACGTGCTGGAGGAGGACGCCGCGCCGTTCCCGTACGACTTCCTGGCTGCGGCCCGGGGCGTTCAGCTGGCCGAGCTCGGCATCGCGTCGTCCCGGGAGGGCCGGCGGATCGAGGTGCCGGAGGTCGGCGCGTGA